The following proteins are co-located in the Cytophagia bacterium CHB2 genome:
- a CDS encoding aminopeptidase: MARSKSKQRRMRMQRKQQRRARKKRQKAQRAAAQA; the protein is encoded by the coding sequence ATGGCGCGCAGCAAAAGCAAACAACGACGCATGCGTATGCAACGCAAGCAGCAACGAAGAGCCCGTAAGAAACGTCAAAAGGCTCAAAGAGCCGCAGCGCAGGCTTAG
- a CDS encoding RNA polymerase sigma factor produces MAQNPKVIDPDWIASRRPIVHYYLKKKWGLSGADLEEVTQETMFEALKSFHNYKGLNNAEPGTFLMGIANNVTQTFFRKRGRHQRRSAPLNFADSIGTVFRDEAEASDLARHLRAKISKLPKNYIQVLELIFYKGMKEGEAAKHLNLPPDKVYSLKSDALKRLRKLCLKDPIFRSLFYL; encoded by the coding sequence ATCGCGCAAAATCCTAAAGTAATCGATCCCGATTGGATTGCCTCACGCCGGCCAATCGTACACTATTACCTCAAAAAGAAATGGGGCCTTTCCGGAGCGGATTTAGAGGAAGTGACCCAGGAGACGATGTTCGAGGCCTTGAAGAGCTTTCACAATTATAAAGGGCTCAACAACGCTGAACCCGGAACATTTTTAATGGGAATTGCCAATAATGTGACGCAAACCTTCTTTCGTAAACGCGGCAGACACCAGCGCCGCAGTGCGCCGCTGAATTTCGCCGATAGTATTGGAACGGTTTTTCGTGATGAAGCCGAGGCCAGCGACCTTGCCCGGCATCTGCGTGCAAAAATTTCCAAACTCCCGAAAAATTATATCCAGGTTTTGGAGCTGATCTTCTACAAAGGCATGAAAGAAGGCGAAGCGGCCAAGCATCTCAACCTGCCGCCCGACAAAGTCTATAGCCTTAAATCCGATGCGCTGAAACGATTGCGCAAACTGTGTTTGAAAGACCCAATTTTTCGCTCGCTGTTTTATTTATGA